In the genome of Bacillus thuringiensis, the window TAAAATTGGCGGTGCCTCCATAACAATATTAGCGACCATCGTTATGGCCGTTATATTAGAAAGCTTCGGCTTCTTCCATTGGTCCGCAGCAAAACTAGCAAATTTAGCAAAGGGTTCTGGTCACCGTTTATACTGGTATATTCAATTACTATGTTTTCTTATGACTCTTTTATTTAATAACGACGGTAGTATTTTAATTACAACTCCAATTTTAATTCTTCTTCTAAAAAATCTTCAATTAAAACCTCATCAGCAAATTCCTTATTTATTAAGTGGCGCTTTAATCGCTACGGCATCTAGTGCACCAATTGGTGTAAGTAATATCGTAAATTTAATCGCATTAAACATCGTCCATATGACTCTTTATATGCATACTGCTATGATGTTTGTACCTGCAACATTAGGCTTATTATTTATGTCATGGCTTATGTATACAGTTTTAAAGAAAAAACTTCCGAAAAAATTACCTGTTTCTTCATATGATATTGAAGAAATTTTCTTCACGAAAAACTTCCATCCACTAAAAGGAAATAATTCTGTTGATACGAAACAAAAGCGTACAAGATTCATGTTAAAAGTATTAGGTTTCGTCTTCCTTATGCGCTGCCTTTTATTCGTTGCATCCTTCTTATCGATTCCAATCGAAATTGTTGCTGTACTCGGTTCACTCGTTCTTCTCATCTGGAGATGGTACTACTTACGAACAAACCCTGTCGATATTTTGAAAAAGACACCGTGGCACATTTTAATTTTCGCTTTCTCTATGTACGTCATTATTTACGGGCTTCACAACGCAGGATTAACAGCGGCGCTTGTAAATTGGCTTGAACCAGTTGTAAGTCAACATCTACTCTATGCTAGCTTTGCAATGGGTGGACTCGTCTCCCTCCTCTCTAACGTCTTCAATAACCATCCTGCACTTATGATTGGTACAATCACATTAACAGAAATGGGACTAGACCCAGTCACATTAAAAACTATCTACCTCGCAAACATTATTGGTAGTGACATCGGTTCACTATTACTACCAATTGGTACACTCGCTTCACTCATTTGGATGTATATTCTGAAACAAAACAAAATTAAAGTAAAATGGAAAGACTATTTAAGTGTATCCCTTATCGTTATTCCTCTCACAACAGTCGTCACATTATTCCTCTTATACTACTGGGTACACCTCTTCTTCGCCTTATAAAGTGAAACTTTAATCAGTGCGGGTTTTGTTCATCCCCCACTGATTATTAGTTAAACCAATCGGGCTTTTACGGGCAGCCCGACCCCGACCTAACTTCTTTGCTTCCGCTGAATTTTGAGGGGGGGTCTTACTGCCCACAAATAGCGGGATAAACGACAGAAGCCCGCTTTGCTACCGTCTTAGCAAAGCGGGCTTCTTCTATATTTAAGTTAGGTACTACAGTGTGATCAATCAAGTAAAGAGGTGTAACGTGTTATTGGTATAAATGACTACCAGTGTCTTTAAATTCTTTCGCTTTCTCTTTCATCCCTTTTTCAATTGCTTCTGTCGTTTCTAAATCATTTTCTTTCGCATATTCACGAATATCATGTGAAATTCTCATACTACAAAACTTCGGTCCACACATGGAGCAGAAATGAGCCGTTTTCGCACCTTCTGCTGGCAATGTTTCATCGTGATATTCCATCGCACGTTCAGGATCTAAAGATAAATTAAATTGATCGCGCCAACGAAATTCGAAACGTGCTTTTGAAAGTGCATCATCACGCTGATGAGCCGTTTTATGCCCTTTTGCAAGATCAGCCGCATGCGCTGCAATTTTGTACGTAATAACACCCGTGCGTACATCATCTTTATTCGGTAAACCTAAATGTTCTTTCGGCGTTACATAACAAAGCATCGCCGTTCCAAACCAACCGATCATCGCAGCTCCAATTGCCGATGTAATATGGTCATAACCTGGTGCAATATCTGTCGTTAGTGGCCCAAGTGTGTAAAACGGCGCGCCCTGACAAATATCAAGTTCTTTCTCCATATTCTCTTTAATTAAGTGCATCGGTACGTGTCCAGGTCCTTCGATCATAACTTGCACATCATGTTTCCAAGCAATTTTGGTTAATTCACCAAGTGTTTCAAGCTCAGAAAACTGTGCTTCGTCATTTGCATCTGCAATCGAACCTGGACGTAATCCATCTCCGAGAGAGAACGAAACATCATACTGCTTCATAATTTCACAAATCTCTTCAAAATGAGTGTATAGGAAGTTTTCTTTATGGTGGAATAAACACCACTGTGCCATAATCGAACCACCACGTGAAACGATACCTGTCGTACGCTTTGCCGTGATTGGAATGTAACGAAGCAATACACCAGCGTGAATCGTAAAGTAATCCACGCCTTGCTCAGCTTGCTCAATTAACGTATCACGATATACTTCCCACGTTAAATCTTCTGCAATTCCGTTTACTTTTTCCAGCGCTTGATAGATCGGTACAGTCCCAACTGGTACAGGCGCGTTACGAATAATCCACTCACGCGTCGTATGAATGTTTTTACCTGTAGATAAATCCATAATCGTATCCGCACCCCAGCGCGTTGCCCACGTCATCTTCTCTACTTCTTCTGCAATAGAAGAAGATACAGCAGAGTTTCCGATATTTGCATTGACCTTCACGTGGAAGTTACGCCCAATAATCATCGGCTCTGCTTCCGGATGGTTAATATTCGCTGGTAAA includes:
- a CDS encoding arsenic transporter, translating into MSIEIWITIIVFFLTMIVIFWRPRGLNEAWPAAIGAGIILITGLVSKPDVMDIISKIGGASITILATIVMAVILESFGFFHWSAAKLANLAKGSGHRLYWYIQLLCFLMTLLFNNDGSILITTPILILLLKNLQLKPHQQIPYLLSGALIATASSAPIGVSNIVNLIALNIVHMTLYMHTAMMFVPATLGLLFMSWLMYTVLKKKLPKKLPVSSYDIEEIFFTKNFHPLKGNNSVDTKQKRTRFMLKVLGFVFLMRCLLFVASFLSIPIEIVAVLGSLVLLIWRWYYLRTNPVDILKKTPWHILIFAFSMYVIIYGLHNAGLTAALVNWLEPVVSQHLLYASFAMGGLVSLLSNVFNNHPALMIGTITLTEMGLDPVTLKTIYLANIIGSDIGSLLLPIGTLASLIWMYILKQNKIKVKWKDYLSVSLIVIPLTTVVTLFLLYYWVHLFFAL
- the thiC gene encoding phosphomethylpyrimidine synthase ThiC yields the protein MKQSVSAEQIELKSSLPGSKKVYVNGPREGMKVPMREIEQSETNGVPNPPIRVYDTSGPYTDPAYKVELEKGIPTPRHSWIMGRGDVEAYEGREVKPEDDGVKVASKHTSVFPQMDRQPLRAKQGANVTQMHYARNGIITSEMEYVAIREGVEPEFVRKEIAEGRAILPANINHPEAEPMIIGRNFHVKVNANIGNSAVSSSIAEEVEKMTWATRWGADTIMDLSTGKNIHTTREWIIRNAPVPVGTVPIYQALEKVNGIAEDLTWEVYRDTLIEQAEQGVDYFTIHAGVLLRYIPITAKRTTGIVSRGGSIMAQWCLFHHKENFLYTHFEEICEIMKQYDVSFSLGDGLRPGSIADANDEAQFSELETLGELTKIAWKHDVQVMIEGPGHVPMHLIKENMEKELDICQGAPFYTLGPLTTDIAPGYDHITSAIGAAMIGWFGTAMLCYVTPKEHLGLPNKDDVRTGVITYKIAAHAADLAKGHKTAHQRDDALSKARFEFRWRDQFNLSLDPERAMEYHDETLPAEGAKTAHFCSMCGPKFCSMRISHDIREYAKENDLETTEAIEKGMKEKAKEFKDTGSHLYQ